A single window of Aspergillus flavus chromosome 4, complete sequence DNA harbors:
- a CDS encoding putative GTP cyclohydrolase I (GTP cyclohydrolase 1), producing the protein MSSGSPQGPKPKSAVPPRLLNGSSSLNSNMNSRGARERESLNSSIRSSFAPRIPAEFNLPETVAHSVDESTHVTNESNTDSGAVKPSLNDPPRDPRDDARALTPPSTASRPASPYTLYPPIDFDGLSWPCPGTRARLESSPEETEERVQKLAGAVRTILECIGEDPEREGLRETPERYAKAMLYFTKGYEENVRDLVNGAVFHEDHDELVIVKDIEVFSLCEHHMVPFMGKMHIGYIPNRRVLGLSKLARLAEMFSRRLQVQERLTKQVALAISEVLKPLGVGVVMESSHLCMVMRGVQKTSSTTTTSCMLGCMRSSAKTREEFLTLLHRR; encoded by the exons aTGAGTTCTGGATCTCCTCAAGGCCCGAAGCCTAAGTCCGCTGTTCCACCTCGTCTGTTGAACGGGAGCTCTTCGCTCAATTCCAACATGAACTCTCGTGGTGCTCGCGAAAGGGAGAGTCTCAACTCATCTATTCGCTCCTCATTCGCCCCCCGTATCCCGGCAGAGTTCAATTTGCCAGAGACGGTCGCACACTCTGTCGACGAGTCTACCCATGTCACTAACGAATCGAATACTGACTCAGGCGCGGTAAA GCCATCTTTGAATGACCCGCCCCGTGATCCAAGAGATGACGCCCGGGCTTTGACCCCACCGTCGACAGCTAGCCGCCCGGCAAGTCCATACACGCTATATCCTCCTATCGATTTTGACGGACTGAGCTGGCCCT GCCCCGGCACAAGGGCGCGGTTGGAGTCTTCGCCCGAGGAAACGGAGGAACGAGTTCAAAAATTGGCAGGTGCAGTGAGAACCATTCTGGAGTGCATTGGAGAGGatccagaaagagaaggttTGCGGGAGACCCCAGAGAGATATGCGAAAGCCATGCTCTACTTCACCAAAGGCTACGAGGAGAATGTCAGGGATCTAGTCAATGGCGCAGTCTTCCACGAGGACCACGATGAGTTAGTTATTGTCAAGGACATCGAGGTCTTCTCTCTATGTGAACACCACATGGTTCCCTTTATGGGAAAG ATGCATATCGGCTATATCCCTAATCGCCGTGTTCTTGGTCTTTCGAAATTGGCGCGCCTGGCGGAAATGTTCTCTCGGCGGCTACAGGTGCAGGAGCGCCTTACAAAACAAGTTGCGCTCGCCATATCGGAGGTCTTGAAGCCATTAGGTGTCGGTGTCGTCATGGAGTCCTCGCACCTCTGTATGGTGATGCGCGGTGTGCAAAAAACGAGCAGCACCACCACAACGAGCTGCATGTTGGGATGCATGCGATCTAGCGCAAAGACCAGAGAGGAATTTTTGACTCTTTTGCACCGGAGATAA
- a CDS encoding translation initiation factor eIF 4e-like domain-containing protein, with the protein MDNANLWTRRSNSSKLSLSMTGTDGKDGARVELPRTKRFGPDSSHGRSNPFNALSPLSGGVSSPSTNASSAFGLGSGAFASFGAPKTPGGSDLKTPLEKRDNPTEHDSAESAKTKAANTAIKEHPLKSTWVIWYRPPTPKYSDYEKSTVPLASISSVESFWSIYSHLKRPSLLPTVSDYHIFKKGIRPVWEDDANKKGGKWVVRLKKGVADRYWEDLLLAMVGDQFAEAGDEVCGAVLSVRSGEDVLSVWTRIDGGRNIKIRETIKRLLGFPIDTNIVWKSHDDSIAQRSAIDQARQEKATGNNGHHHHHHHHHHHHNNNNNNNNQHHNLGADRRRVTANDDSTGDKGKDVAS; encoded by the exons ATGGATAACGCAAATCTTTGGACTCGCCGCTCCAA CTCCTCTAAGTTGTCTCTGTCTATGACGGGAACAGACGGCAAAGACGGTGCCAGAGTCGAACTTCCCCGCACGAAGCGTTTTGGTCCTGATAGCTCCCATGGTCGATCGAATCCCTTCAACGCTCTATCTCCGCTCTCGGGCGGTGTGTCCTCCCCGTCAACGAACGCTTCCTCTGCATTCGGCCTGGGATCCGGCGCCTTTGCATCTTTCGGTGCCCCCAAAACCCCCGGCGGCTCCGACCTTAAGACGCCCCTCGAGAAACGAGACAACCCGACAGAACACGACTCGGCGGAGAGCGCGAAGACGAAGGCCGCTAATACCGCCATCAAAGAACACCCGCTGAAGTCCACCTGGGTCATTTGGTACCGTCCACCCACCCCTAAATACTCCGATTACGAAAAGTCAACCGTCCCCCTTGCATCTATATCCTCGGTCGAGAGTTTCTGGTCGATATATTCGCACTTGAAGCGGCCTTCTCTTCTACCCACTGTTTCCGACTATCATATCTTTAAGAAGGGTATTCGCCCTGTttgggaagatgatgccaaCAAGAAGGGTGGGAAGTGGGTGGTGAGATTGAAGAAGGGTGTCGCTGATCGGTACTGGGAGGATCTTCTCTTAGCTATGGTTGGGGACCAGTTCGCGGAGGCTGGTGATGAAGTTTGCGGTGCTGTCCTCAGTGTACGGAGTGGCGAAGATGTGTTAAGTGTCTGGACCAGGATTGACGGTGGGCGCAATATCAAGATCAG GGAGACGATCAAGCGTCTACTAGGCTTCCCCATCGACACCAACATTGTCTGGAAGAGCCATGACGACAGCATTGCTCAACGCTCTGCCATTGACCAAGCTCGTCAGGAGAAGGCCACCGGAAACAACggtcatcaccatcatcatcaccaccaccaccatcaccacaacaataacaacaacaacaacaaccaacatCACAATCTAGGTGCAGATCGACGAAGAGTTACGGCGAATGATGACTCTACGGGGGATAAAGGAAAGGATGTGGCGTCGTGA
- a CDS encoding putative exonuclease Kem1, which produces MGVPKFFRWLSERYPAISMLIAENRIPEFDNLYLDMNGIIHNCTHKDSDSPTFRMTEDKMFIAIFNYIEHLYGKIKPKKLFFMAIDGVAPRAKMNQQRARRFRTALDAEVAKEKAISQGIEMPKEDAFDSNCITPGTEFMAKLTEQLKYFINKKISEDKDWQGVEIVLSGHEVPGEGEHKIMEYIRHAKAQPGYDPNVRHCLYGLDADLIMLGLLSHDPHFCLLREEVTFGRQVQKKPKELEHQNFYLLHLCMVREYLELEFQELERTDVLSFSFDMERVIDDFILMAFFVGNDFLPNLPNLHINEGALAFLFKVYKEILPKMGGYINEQGVINMERLGMLLDGLSDVEFRFFEAEYSGERWIQAKKNGGENNSESQERPKSFTITPAQKNLLKEVKKYVLNRPEKAADPQPLDFPPTLPARDRKFLEQLADDLRLPWTTEPDEHGERFIRFKLPAKQNDDSDDEEDEEASMAVQRIIRKYENAKVQELSAEDAQKAAEKKYEEKFQEWKSKYYTGKFEWGLDNHEEMRKLTENYVQGLQWVLYYYYRGIASWPWFFQYHYAPMISDVKKGLKADTNFQLGQPFRPYDQLMGVLPDRSKKIVPAAYRDLMTSPESPIVDFYPRDFELDMNGKKMEWEAVVKIPFIEEKRLLDALKTKEHLLTPEEKARNGFGASLKFTYSPDVQFIYPSSLPGVFPDIPNCHCIENIFDLPTMDGLEPYIGLVDGAQLGASALAGFPSLKTLPHVGQLGFHGVCVFQQESRNESMVITVLDPGSRSSSLLAKQKLGQRVFVGYPFLQEAYVVRVSDELFDYIKPEGEEHVVNIPHTEAQIEQWKKKADKIEGTYSRRLGTIIGPVEAMVHVQLLKGLLKTDEGATVKEFADIPGQETDYALQLVVGEVINPDERFIERDALPIEEEFPEGSRAFFLGDFNYGRPMHITGHSNGKVNGLIAAVKGREPEFGKERARDAERFCPYMPSYAIARSLQLNPLVLAKITSAFSVDVEGQRVNLGLNLKFEARKQKVLGYSRRGDSGWEFSPKAVELLQQYMIKFPEFIAGIQRNPQGDRYKPTDFYPEETALLKVKEIREWLKSIEAKNFERVPLDAEQLDSDIVKLIEQDADQLIQNQPAMQAKKVGGVPRSALLRPSDVEQRLGNQTFRLGDRVVYAQDSGKVPIATRGTVVGLTRTSRALLLDVVFDVSFMSGTTLGDRCSPFRGQTVLSSSVLNVSYRQLLATTRAASSQQSQQSPLTVAGYGAPSGPGGQGQLKEASAPPPLSGSYRGAVAGMGNGRGNGFSQRGRGGRGGRGASNGVGPQTTLPFRPHFNGGEQQTDGPHRGGRGRGRGGMPRTRGGYVAVDPNPDAGVVKHNPNFRAHNYSQVPPPKNLNNRGGRGGRGNPRGSHRGRGATAGNNQA; this is translated from the exons ATGGGTGTTCCTAAGTTCTTCCGCTGGCTGAGCGAGCGGTATCCTGCGATCTCAATGCTGATCGCAGAGAATCGGATACCTGAATTCGACAACCTATACCTCGACATGAATGGTATTATTCATAATTGTACGCACAAAGATAGCGACTCCCCTACTTTTCGCATGACCGAAGATAAGATGTTTATCGCcatatttaattatatcgAGCATCTGTACGGCAAAATCAAACCAAAGAAGCTCTTCTTTATGGCGATTGATGGTGTTGCCCCTCGGGCCAAGATGAACCAACAGCGCGCACGACGATTCAGGACAGCTTTGGATGCTGAGGTTGCGAAGGAGAAAGCCATCAGTCAAGGAATTGAGATGCCCAAGGAGGATGCTTTTGACAGCAATTGCATTACCCCGGGCACGGAATTCATGGCTAAATTGACAGAACaattaaaatactttatCAACAAGAAGATATCGGAAGATAAAGATTGGCAAGGAGTCGAAATCGTACTGTCAGGTCATGAAGTaccaggagaaggtgaacATAAGATCATGGAATACATCCGGCATGCGAAAGCACAGCCAGGCTATGACCCCAATGTTCGTCACTGTCTTTATGGTCTCGACGCTGATTTGATCATGTTGGGACTTCTCAGTCATGACCCTCACTTCTGTCTTCTTCGTGAGGAAGTGACCTTTGGGCGTCAAGTCCAGAAAAAGCCTAAAGAACTCGAACATCAGAACTTTTACCTTTTGCATTTGTGCATGGTTAGAGAGTACTTAGAATTGGAGTTTCAGGAGTTGGAACGGACAGACGTtttgagcttttcttttgacATGGAACGGGTTATTGACGACTTCATTTTGATGGCGTTCTTTGTTGGAAACGACTTTCTACCTAACCTGCCTAATCTGCATATCAACGAAGGTGCATTGGCGTTCTTGTTTAAAGTCTACAAAGAGATCTTGCCAAAGATGGGCGGGTATATCAACGAACAGGGCGTTATTAACATGGAGCGTTTGGGTATGCTTCTTGACGGCCTGAGCGATGTTGAATTCCGCTTTTTTGAAGCTGAATACTCAGGCGAGCGATGGATCCAGGCCAAGAAAAATGGTGGAGAAAACAACTCCGAATCCCAGGAAAGACCTAAAAGTTTTACAATTACCCCGGCACAGAAGAATCTTCTGAAAGAGGTCAAGAAATATGTGCTTAACCGACCTGAAAAGGCGGCAGACCCGCAACCTCTTGACTTCCCTCCCACACTGCCTGCTCGAGATCGCAAGTTCTTGGAACAACTTGCAGATGACCTTCGACTGCCGTGGACTACTGAGCCAGACGAACATGGGGAACGATTTATTAGGTTTAAGCTTCCAGCAAAACAAAACGACGATAgcgacgatgaggaagacgaagaggcATCTATGGCTGTTCAACGTATCATCCGAAAGTATGAGAATGCAAAAGTTCAAGAGCTCTCCGCTGAAGATGCCCAGAAAGCTGCTGAGAAGAAATATGAGGAAAAGTTTCAAGAATGGAAAAGCAAGTATTATACAGGAAAGTTTGAATGGGGTTTGGACAATCATGAAGAAATGAGGAAATTAACGGAGAATTATGTGCAAGGCCTCCAGTGGGTTTTGTACTATTATTACAGAGGCATAGCGTCCTGGCCTTGGTTCTTCCAGTATCACTATGCCCCAATGATTTCTG ATGTTAAAAAAGGCCTGAAGGCAGATACGAATTTCCAGCTTGGTCAACCCTTCAGACCTTACGATCAGCTTATGGGTGTTTTACCCGATCGAAGCAAAAAAATCGTCCCTGCTGCCTACCGAGACTTGATGACTTCACCAGAATCTCCTATTGTCGATTTCTACCCTCGTGACTTTGAGTTGGATatgaatgggaagaagatggagtgGGAGGCAGTTGTCAAAATCCCATTCATCGAGGAGAAACGTTTGTTGGATGCTCTAAAAACGAAAGAGCATCTATTAACcccagaagaaaaggcaCGGAATGGCTTCGGTGCTAGCCTTAAGTTCACGTACTCGCCCGATGTACAGTTTATCTACCCATCATCACTCCCTGGTGTTTTTCCAGATATCCCTAATTGCCATTGCATCGAGAATATCTTCGACTTGCCTACTATGGATGGTCTTGAGCCCTACATTGGTTTGGTTGATGGGGCTCAACTCGGAGCATCAGCATTAGCAGGTTTCCCCAGTTTGAAGACTTTACCTCACGTTGGCCAACTAGGCTTCCATGGGGTGTGCGTCTTCCAGCAAGAGAGCCGCAACGAAAGCATGGTCATCACTGTACTTGATCCTGGAAGCAGGTCAAGTAGCTTGTTGGCTAAGCAGAAGCTCGGACAGCGTGTTTTTGTGGGTTATCCATTCCTACAAGAAGCATACGTTGTCCGTGTTTCCGATGAGCTTTTCGATTACATAAAGCCGGAAGGGGAGGAGCATGTTGTAAACATTCCCCATACTGAGGCTCAAATCGagcaatggaagaagaaagccgacAAGATCGAAGGAACATATAGTAGGCGGCTTGGCACGATTATTGGCCCTGTTGAGGCGATGGTACACGTTCAGCTACTGAAGGGGTTGCTCAAGACCGATGAAGGTGCTACAGTGAAAGAGTTCGCAGACATCCCGGGACAAGAAACCGATTACGCTCTCCAGCTCGTCGTTGGTGAAGTGATCAATCCCGATGAACGTTTCATTGAACGTGATGCTCTACCTATCGAAGAAGAATTCCCCGAGGGCTCTCGTGCATTTTTCCTGGGAGACTTCAATTACGGCAGACCCATGCATATCACAGGGCATAGCAATGGCAAAGTGAACGGATTAATCGCTGCAGTTAAGGGCCGAGAACCCGAGTTTGGAAAGGAGCGTGCTAGGGATGCCGAGAGGTTTTGTCCTTACATGCCCTCTTACGCGATTGCTCGCAGCCTGCAGTTGAATCCCTTAGTATTGGCGAAAATCACTTCCGCCTTCTCTGTGGATGTAGAGGGTCAGCGTGTTAATCTGGGTCTCAACCTGAAGTTCGAGGCGAGGAAACAGAAGGTTCTGGGTTATTCACGTCGTGGAGACTCCGGCTGGGAGTTTAGTCCCAAGGCAGTTGAATTGCTCCAGCAATACATGATCAAATTCCCTGAATTCATCGCTGGTATCCAGCGTAACCCTCAGGGCGATCGCTATAAGCCAACGGATTTCTATCCTGAAGAGACCGCCCTTCTAAAAGTCAAGGAGATTCGTGAGTGGCTCAAATCTATCGAGGCCAAGAATTTCGAGAGAGTTCCTCTAGATGCTGAACAGCTCGATTCCGATATTGTCAAGTTGATCGAGCAGGATGCGGATCAATTAATTCAAAACCAGCCCGCGATGCAAGCAAAGAAAGTAGGGGGTGTTCCACGAAGTGCCCTTCTCAGGCCATCTGATGTAGAGCAGAGACTCGGGAACCAAACGTTCAGACTTGGTGACCGCGTTGTCTATGCCCAGGACTCCGGAAAAGTGCCCATAGCCACTCGCGGAACGGTCGTTGGTCTCACCCGGACGTCGCGGGCCCTTCTCCTGGATGTTGTTTTCGACGTTTCGTTCATGAGCGGAACGACCCTGGGTGACCGATGCTCTCCATTCCGTGGACAAACAGTCCTGTCATCTTCTGTCCTTAATGTTTCATACCGACAGTTACTCGCCACAACCCGAGCAGCCAGCAGCCAGCAAAGTCAACAATCGCCTTTGACTGTTGCGGGCTATGGCGCTCCTTCTGGGCCCGGTGGACAGGGGCAGCTGAAAGAAGCTTCAGCCCCTCCACCTCTCAGTGGCTCCTACCGAGGTGCTGTAGCAGGTATGGGCAACGGTCGCGGCAATGGTTTCTCTCAAAGAGGCCGGGGTGGTCGTGGCGGGCGGGGCGCCTCTAACGGTGTTGGGCCGCAGACAACCCTACCCTTCCGACCACATTTTAACGGTGGAGAACAGCAAACTGATGGGCCACATCGCGGAGGTAGAGGGAGAGGCCGCGGTGGCATGCCCCGTACTCGAGGAGGATACGTCGCTGTGGATCCCAATCCGGATGCGGGTGTAGTGAAGCACAACCCCAACTTCCGGGCACATAATTACTCACAAGTCCCCCCACCCAAGAACTTGAACAACCGTGGCGGACGTGGTGGCCGAGGAAACCCTCGAGGGAGCCATCGCGGCAGAGGTGCTACTGCAGGGAATAATCAGGCTTGA
- a CDS encoding Cdc2-related protein kinase: protein MAGSRRSPVLSDQWRASSNTTDQRDRERHRSRGSHRDRGRERYRERQRRRRPKGGRPDHPGRSPPPRSFAQADNEEHRSHREFSPGTASARVSPGPPPSDFQPSQNFGRHSSPKPTEYPDLDSHHTLEVARPIERDYRRDQSPSAPPPSKRKRTRSPSPGPYPRHSIQEPPRHPYSKPGDDSERGFPHKRGRGRFPGRGRSGRRSPRRGRDRRKDEGGRRNSSRQRHSKSPIRGAKSYNHPRRRLHSPHPEDDIGREPRHRSVSRHSAESVGSRLSIVSRRESITMTSTRPIQSADNPLRSPSPPQPIPSFDVDTTSALVDGDVPRESVSMHGMRASDARDTKSSNPRSHLDTRQYSTSPQYVTPSNSYHGSPQSTSPYLGGRGGRNGQQPPHTGADLGAISSRSPPYRQPPTGPQSQFYQGQSQFHPSANHIPTGPRGGHSGYRGNYQNQGGGRRFSASGSQNYSNAPSPRGRGSFTSFQWSGPGSRNRGPHSPHTSHGQTSQTPPPPTTSENQAPMGLDQGDITIRPSGQDHPMGEEKPESEIDDAQKMPPTNIGQPDTSATPNKGGKISFAFKAKTTPAPAPKPVPDLAQRMLAREPPPRVAEPPRNRMANGPPPKFKPEPRFDRRDRDRERERDRHRERDRDRGRNDRRDFRDPRGFRDPRDRREGRRDDHRFDHRHDRRRGDRRQDFRPERRRDRSPEPKKQPKVLVRPKPRPTIPEEFAKSDSVYYRKPGNESVIGAGTYGKVFKAIHVYTQRKVALKKIRMEGEKDGFPVTAVREIKLLQHLRNDNVVSLLEVMVERNECFMVFEYLSHDLTGLINHPTFTLTAAHKKDLAKQMFEGLSYLHHRGVLHRDIKAANILISNRGQLKYADFGLARFFSKSRQLDYTNRVITIWYRPPELLLGETRYGPAVDVWSAACVYVEMFTKKAVFPGEGGEISQMEKLYNCLGTPTRAEWPDIVEMPWFELMRPTERKRRVFEEVYGQILTPAALDLVSQIFRYDPTARPNAEEILAHPYFAEEEPRPQQAIELENIEGDWHEFESKALRKEKDREARRAEYQRDKEKRKAGTSAPPSERETKRTKQDAEDSQSSAQPTEQ from the exons ATGGCTGGGTCCCGTAGGAGTCCGGTGCTGAGTGACCAGTGGAGAGCGTCCAGCAACACTACAGACCAACGAGATCGGGAAAGGCACAGATCTCGAGGATCGCACCGCGAtagggggagggagagataTCGTGAACGACAACGTCGTCGCCGACCCAAAGGGGGCAGACCCGATCATCCAGGACGGTCGCCGCCACCGCGTTCTTTCGCGCAAGCGGATAACGAAGAACACCGTTCACACCGTGAATTTTCCCCTGGTACTGCGTCGGCTCGTGTCTCCCCTGGACCTCCCCCATCAGACTTCCAACCGAGCCAGAACTTCGGTCGTCACTCATCGCCCAAACCGACTGAATACCCCGACCTAGATTCACACCATACTCTGGAGGTTGCCAGGCCGATCGAGCGGGACTACCGCAGAGATCAATCACCCTCCGCACCCCCTCCATCAAAACGCAAAAGAACACGAAGTCCTTCACCTGGGCCATATCCCCGCCATTCTATTCAAGAACCTCCTCGCCACCCGTATAGTAAGCCGGGTGACGACTCTGAGCGAGGTTTTCCACATAAACGGGGCCGAGGACGTTTCCCAGGTCGCGGTAGATCAGGCCGAAGGTCACCGCGACGAGGGAGAGACCGCCGGAAGGACGAGGGTGGTCGACGAAATTCTTCCCGTCAAAGACACTCGAAATCTCCCATTCGTGGTGCGAAATCTTACAACCACCCCCGTCGTCGGTTACACAGCCCCCATCCTGAAGACGATATTGGACGCGAGCCGCGGCACCGATCTGTGTCTCGCCATTCAGCAGAGTCCGTGGGTTCAAGGTTATCTATTGTCTCCCGGCGGGAATCCATAACTATGACCTCGACTAGACCAATTCAGTCTGCAGATAACCCTCTCAGATCCCCGTCCCCACCTCAGCCGATTCCAAGCTTTGATGTTGATACTACTAGTGCTTTGGTAGATGGGGATGTCCCACGTGAGTCCGTTTCGATGCATGGGATGCGGGCATCTGATGCACGGGACACCAAGAGCTCAAACCCCCGTTCACATCTTGATACGAGACAATATTCGACGTCGCCGCAATATGTGACCCCGTCCAATTCCTACCATGGTTCCCCACAGTCTACCTCTCCATATTTGGGTGGACGGGGCGGTAGGAATGGGCAGCAGCCTCCGCACACTGG TGCTGACCTGGGCGCAATATCTAGTCGTTCTCCTCCGTACAGACAGCCACCCACTGGTCCACAGAGCCAGTTTTATCAAGGGCAAAGCCAATTTCATCCCTCTGCGAACCATATTCCCACAGGCCCTCGTGGAGGCCATTCAGGTTATCGCGGAAATTATCAGAACCAAGGAGGCGGCCGTAGATTCTCTGCTTCAGGTTCCCAAAACTACAGCAATGCACCCTCCCCACGTGGCCGGGGTAGTTTTACTAGTTTTCAATGGAGTGGTCCCGGATCACGGAATCGAGGGCCTCATAGCCCACATACATCACATGGGCAGACGTCACAAACTCCCCCACCTCCAACAACTTCAGAAAATCAAGCACCTATGGGTCTTGACCAGGGTGATATCACTATCAGACCTAGCGGCCAAGATCACCCGATGGGTGAGGAAAAGCCAGAGTCGGAGATCGACGATGCCCAGAAAATGCCACCTACGAATATAGGGCAGCCTGATACCTCTGCGACTCCAAATAAGGGTGGCAAAATCAGTTTTGCATTCAAAGCGAAGACAACTCCAGCCCCTGCTCCGAAACCCGTTCCCGATCTGGCACAAAGAATGCTGGCCCGAGAACCACCTCCCCGGGTTGCCGAGCCTCCTCGTAATAGGATGGCGAATGGTCCGCCTCCCAAATTCAAGCCTGAACCACGCTTTGATCGTCGTGATCGCGACCgtgagagagaaagagaccgCCATCGTGAAAGGGATCGCGACAGGGGGCGGAATGATCGGCGCGATTTCCGGGACCCCCGCGGGTTCCGTGATCCTAGGGATAGGCGCGAAGGTCGGAGGGATGATCATCGCTTTGATCATCGACATGACAGGAGAAGAGGTGACCGACGACAGGATTTCCGTCCTGAACGCCGCCGGGATCGCTCTCCAGAACCCAAGAAACAACCTAAAGTTCTGGTACGACCGAAACCACGTCCCACCATCCCTGAAGAATTCGCTAAATCGGACTCTGTTTATTACCGAAAACCTGGAAATGAATCTGTCATTGGAGCTGGCACATATGGAAAGGTCTTCAAAGCAATCCACGTGTATACCCAGAGAAAGGtggcattgaagaagatacgAATGGAGGGCGAGAAAGATGGGTTCCCTGTCACAGCTGTGCGCGAGATCAAGTTGCTGCAACACCTCCGCAACGATAATGTTGTGAGCTTGCTGGAAGTCATGGTAGAGAGGAACGAGTGCTTTATGGTGTTTGAATATCTCTCCCATGACCTTACCGGTCTCATCAATCACCCGACTTTCACACTTACGGCAGCCCATAAAAAGGATCTGGCAAAGCAGATGTTCGAAGGATTGAGCTACCTTCACCATCGTGGAGTGCTGCATCGCGACATCAAGGCCGCCAATATCCTTATAAGCAACCGTGGACAGCTAAAATACGCCGACTTCGGTTTGGCCAGATTCTTTTCAAAGAGTCGACAACTTGATTACACAAATCGTGTTATCACCATATGGTACCGACCGCCGGAGCTTCTCCTGGGTGAAACCAGGTACGGACCAGCAGTTGACGTTTGGAGTGCGGCTTGCGTGTACGTTGAGATGTTCACAAAGAAAGCCGTTTTCCCCGGCGAGGGGGGCGAGATCAGCCAAATGGAGAAGCTCTACAATTGCCTTGGGACCCCGACACGAGCAGAGTGGCCAGACATTGTTGAGATGCCTTGGTTTGAGTTGATGCGGCCGACTGAGCGAAAGAGAAGGGTCTTTGAGGAGGTGTATGGGCAAATATTAACCCCAGCAGCTCTAGACTTGGTTTCTCAAATATTCCGTTACGACCCGACTGCACGGCCAAATGCTGAGGAGATACTTGCACATCCGTACTttgcggaggaggagcctAGGCCTCAACAAGCCATTGA GCTGGAGAACATTGAGGGTGATTGGCATGAATTTGAATCCAAAGCCCTCCGCAAAGAGAAGGATAGGGAAGCTCGCCGCGCTGAGTATCAGAGAGACAAAGAGAAACGGAAGGCTGGTACTTCAGCTCCCCCCAGCGAGAGAGAAACGAAACGTACCAAGCAAGACGCCGAGGACTCGCAATCTTCAGCACAGCCCACAGAACAATAG
- a CDS encoding putative chromatin assembly factor 1 subunit C (Histone acetyltransferase type B subunit 2), producing MEPYDDGFIEEQEEQEEERTEEKVINEEYKTWKKNAPFLYDMILSTALEWPTLTTQWLPDKQEVPDKPYSTHRLLLGTHTSSDAQNYLQIAHVQLPNPSAPNPDDYDEERGEIGGYGGSSKKAPMEIKFNIVQKIDHKGEVNKARYQPQNPNVIATMCTDGRVMIWDRSKHPSLPTGTVNPQMELLGHTKEGFGLSWSPHTAGHLVTGSEDKTVRLWDLTTYTKGNKALKPSRTYTHHSSIVNDVQYHPLHSSLIGTVSDDITLQILDIREAETTRAAASAEGQHRDAINAIAFNPAAETVLATGSADKSIGLWDLRNLKTKLHTLECHTDSVTSLSWHPFEESVLASASYDRKIMFWDLSRSGEEQTPDDAQDGPPELLFMHGGHTNRISDFSWNLNDPWVLCSAAEDNLLQVWKVADAIVGKDLEDVPTEELEA from the exons ATGGAGCCCTACGACGACG GATTTATTGAGGAGCAggaagagcaggaagaagagcgtaCTGAGGAGAAAGTCATTAATGAAG AATACAAAAcctggaagaagaatgcGCCTTTCTTATACGACATGATTCTTAGTACGGCATTAGAATGGCCTACTCTTACAACACAATGGCTACCTGACAAGCAAGA GGTCCCTGACAAGCCGTATTCAACTCATCGACTGCTGCTTGGTACACACACCTCAAGTGATGCGCAAAACTATCTACAGATTGCTCATGTGCAACTTCCCAACCCTTCGGCTCCTAATCCGGACGACTACGATGAGGAGCGTGGGGAAATTGGTGGCTATGGCGGTAGCTCCAAAAAGGCCCCGATGGAAATCAAGTTCAACATTGTCCAGAAGATTGATCATAAAGGCGAAGTAAACAAGGCGCGGTATCAACCTCAAAACCCCAATGTGATTGCCACCATGTGTACAGATGGAAGGGTGATGATTTGGGATCGCTCGAAACACCCCAGTCTACCTACGGGCACAGTGAACCCTCAAATGGAGCTTCTAGGTCACACGAAGGAAGGATTTGGTCTTAGTTGGAGCCCGCACACCGCAGGCCACCTCGTCACTGGTAGTGAAGACAAGACTGTTCGACTCTG GGACTTAACGACGTACACGAAAGGCAATAAGGCATTGAAGCCAAGTCGTACATACACCCATCATTCATCGATTGTTAACGATGTTCAGTATCACCCACTCCATTCTTCTCTCATTGGCACAGTGTCCGACGATATCACCCTTCAAATCCTTGACATCCGTGAAGCAGAAACAACCCGTGCGGCAGCTTCTGCGGAAGGCCAACATCGTGATGCAATCAACGCAATTGCGTTCAATCCTGCTGCAGAAACCGTTCTCGCGACAGGCTCAGCCGATAAATCCATTGGCCTCTGGGATCTGCGTAATCTCAAGACTAAATTGCACACACTCGAGTGCCATACCGACTCCGTAACTTCCTTGTCTTGGCACCCATTTGAGGAATCCGTCTTGGCTAGTGCAAGCTATGATCGTAAAATTATGTTCTGGGATCTTAGCCGGAGCGGCGAGGAGCAAACCCCTGATGATGCACAGGATGGACCCCCTGAGCT CCTCTTCATGCACGGTGGCCACACCAACCGTATCTCTGATTTCAGTTGGAACCTTAACGACCCATGGGTTCTGTGTTCTGCCGCTGAAGACAATCTGCTACAGGTGTGGAAGGTTGCTGATGCCATTGTTGGTAAGGACTTGGAGGATGTGCCAACCGAGGAATTAGAGGCCTAA